From the Candidatus Bathyarchaeota archaeon genome, one window contains:
- a CDS encoding ribosome assembly factor SBDS, with the protein MSEKFTIARLTKDNEHFEVLVKPQKALDYRNGKISAITDVLAAETVFSDANKGTRVADEQLRKAFDSVDPFAIADVIIKKGQLQLTTDQRRKMVEDKRRQIIDFISRQAVDPKTNLPHPPMRIENAMEQIRYSVDPYKSIDEQAREIIRLLRPILPLKVEQIKVAVTIPAQYAVRAYGSIKTYGSISNEQWRADGSWYGVIEMPGGSYASFLNKLGEVTKGAGEAKVMK; encoded by the coding sequence ATGAGTGAAAAGTTCACAATTGCGCGTCTCACAAAGGATAATGAACATTTCGAAGTGTTAGTTAAACCCCAAAAGGCTCTAGACTACCGCAACGGCAAAATCAGCGCCATAACCGATGTTCTCGCGGCAGAAACCGTTTTTTCTGATGCCAACAAAGGCACCCGCGTCGCGGACGAGCAACTGCGCAAAGCTTTTGACAGTGTTGACCCTTTCGCCATAGCTGATGTCATCATCAAGAAGGGCCAGCTGCAGTTAACCACTGACCAGCGCCGCAAAATGGTGGAAGACAAACGCAGGCAAATCATCGACTTCATCAGCCGACAAGCAGTTGACCCCAAAACCAACCTGCCCCATCCGCCCATGCGCATAGAAAACGCCATGGAACAAATCCGCTACTCCGTAGACCCCTACAAATCCATTGACGAGCAAGCCCGAGAAATCATCCGTTTGCTGCGTCCTATTTTGCCTTTGAAAGTTGAGCAAATCAAAGTCGCCGTTACCATACCTGCCCAGTATGCGGTTCGCGCTTATGGTTCTATCAAAACTTATGGTTCTATAAGCAATGAGCAGTGGCGTGCTGATGGTTCTTGGTATGGCGTAATTGAGATGCCTGGTGGTAGTTATGCCTCTTTCCTAAACAAGTTAGGCGAGGTTACGAAGGGCGCTGGGGAAGCAAAGGTAATGAAGTAA